Proteins from a genomic interval of Arachis hypogaea cultivar Tifrunner chromosome 10, arahy.Tifrunner.gnm2.J5K5, whole genome shotgun sequence:
- the LOC112716386 gene encoding ABC transporter B family member 19, with product MAEGVSEANNTKASPSPLPPEAEKKKEQSLPFFKLFSFADKYDYMLMISGTIGAIVHGSSMPVFFLLFGQMVNGFGKNQMDLNKMTQEVSKYALYFVYLGLVVCISSYAEISCWMYSGERQVSTLRKKYLEAVLKQDVGFFDTDARTGDIVFSVSTDTLLVQDAISEKVGNFIHYLSTFLAGLVVGFVSAWRLALLSVAVIPGIAFAGGLYAYTLTGLTSKSRESYANAGIIAEQAIAQVRTVYSYVGESKALNSYSDAIQNTLKLGYKAGMAKGLGLGCTYGIACMSWALVFWYAGVFIRNGQTDGGKAFTAIFSAIVGGMSLGQSFSNLGAFSKGKAAGYKLMEIIKQKPTIVEDPLEGKCLGEVNGNIEFKDVGFSYPSRPDVMIFRNFSIFFPAGKTVAVVGGSGSGKSTVVSLIERFYDPNEGQVLLDNVDIKTLQLKWLRDQIGLVNQEPALFATTILENILYGKPDATMAEVEAAASAANAHSFITLLPNGYNTQVGERGVQLSGGQKQRIAIARAMLKNPKILLLDEATSALDAGSESIVQEALDRLMVGRTTVVVAHRLSTIRNVDTIAVIQQGQVVETGTHEELIAKAGTYASLIRFQEMVGNRDFSNPSTRRTRSSRLSHSLSTKSLSLRSGSLRNLSYQYSTGADGRIEMISNAETDKKNPAPDGYFLRLLKMNAPEWPYSIMGAVGSVLSGFIGPTFAIVMSNMIEVFYYRNYASMEKKTKEYVFIYIGAGLYAVGAYLIQHYFFSIMGENLTTRVRRMMLAAILRNEVGWFDEEEHNSSLVAARLATDAADVKSAIAERISVILQNMTSLLTSFIVAFIVEWRVSLLILATFPLLVLANFAQQLSLKGFAGDTAKAHAKTSMIAGEGVSNIRTVAAFNAQNKMLSVFCHELRVPQMRSLRRSQSSGILFGLSQLALYASEALILWYGAHLVSKGVSTFSKVIKVFVVLVITANSVAETVSLAPEIIRGGEAVGSVFSILDRHTRIDPDDPDADPVESIRGEIELRHVDFAYPSRPDVMVFKDLNLRIRAGQSQALVGASGSGKSSVIALIERFYDPIAGKVMVDGKDIRKLNLKSLRLKIGLVQQEPALFAASIFENIAYGKEGVTESEVIEAARAANVHAFVSSLPEGYKTPVGERGVQLSGGQKQRIAIARAVLKDPTILLLDEATSALDAESECVLQEALERLMRGRTTVLVAHRLSTIRGVDCIGVVQDGRIVEQGSHSELISRPEGAYSRLLQLQHHHI from the exons ATGGCTGAAGGTGTTAGTGAAGCAAACAATACTAAAGCGTCGCCATCGCCATTGCCACCagaagcagagaagaagaaagaacaaagCCTACCATTTTTCAAGCTCTTCTCATTTGCAGACAAGTATGACTACATGCTCATGATCTCTGGAACCATCGGCGCCATTGTTCATGGCTCCTCCATGCCcgttttcttcctcctcttcggTCAAATGGTCAACGGTTTTGGTAAGAACCAAATGGACCTTAACAAGATGACTCAGGAAGTCTCAAag TATGCTCTTTACTTTGTGTACCTTGGCCTTGTGGTTTGCATATCATCATATGCAG AAATTTCATGCTGGATGTATAGTGGGGAGAGGCAAGTGAGTACACTAAGGAAGAAGTATTTGGAAGCAGTGCTTAAACAAGACGTAGGTTTCTTTGATACAGATGCAAGAACAGGGGATATTGTTTTCAGTGTCTCAACGGACACACTTCTTGTTCAAGATGCCATCAGTGAGAAG gttgggaacttcatacattATCTTTCAACTTTTCTGGCTGGACTTGTGGTTGGTTTTGTGTCCGCATGGAGGCTAGCACTTCTAAGTGTTGCCGTGATTCCCGGCATCGCTTTCGCCGGCGGCTTGTATGCTTACACTCTTACCGGCCTTACATCCAAGAGTCGCGAATCCTATGCCAATGCAGGCATCATTGCCGAACAG GCCATTGCGCAAGTTCGAACCGTTTACTCTTACGTTGGGGAGAGCAAGGCGCTGAACTCTTATTCAGATGCAATACAGAACACTCTGAAGCTTGGATATAAAGCAGGAATGGCGAAAGGATTAGGCCTCGGATGCACCTATGGAATAGCTTGCATGTCATGGGCACTAGTCTTTTGGTACGCCGGCGTTTTCATCCGAAATGGACAGACCGACGGAGGCAAGGCGTTCACGGCTATATTCTCGGCCATTGTTGGTGGAAT GAGTTTGGGACAGTCTTTTTCGAATTTAGGCGCCTTTAGTAAAGGCAAAGCGGCCGGATACAAGTTAATGGAGATCATCAAGCAGAAACCAACAATTGTGGAGGATCCTTTGGAAGGCAAGTGCTTGGGAGAGGTTAATGGAAACATTGAATTCAAGGATGTTGGTTTTAGCTATCCCTCGCGGCCGGATGTCATGATCTTTCGCAATTTCTCAATCTTTTTCCCGGCCGGGAAAACAGTGGCGGTTGTAGGTGGTAGTGGATCAGGAAAGAGTACAGTTGTTTCCTTGATTGAAAGGTTCTATGATCCAAATGAAG GTCAAGTTCTGCTTGATAATGTGGACATCAAGACACTGCAACTAAAATGGTTGCGCGATCAAATCGGATTGGTGAATCAAGAACCTGCGCTGTTCGCAACCACCATTCTTGAGAACATACTCTATGGAAAACCTGATGCAACAATGGCTGAAGTGGAAGCAGCAGCTTCTGCTGCAAATGCTCATAGCTTTATTACCTTGCTTCCCAACGGCTATAACACTCAGGTGGGAGAACGAGGAGTGCAATTATCCGGAGGCCAAAAGCAGAGAATTGCAATTGCAAGAGCAATGTTGAAGAATCCAAAGATTCTGCTTTTGGATGAGGCAACAAGTGCTCTAGATGCAGGATCAGAGAGCATTGTTCAAGAGGCACTAGACCGGCTCATGGTGGGAAGAACAACCGTGGTTGTAGCGCATCGTCTTTCGACCATAAGAAATGTTGATACCATCGCCGTGATCCAGCAAGGACAAGTGGTGGAGACAGGAACACACGAGGAACTCATTGCCAAGGCAGGAACCTATGCATCACTAATTAGGTTCCAAGAAATGGTTGGAAATAGGGACTTCTCCAACCCCTCAACTCGCCGGACACGATCCTCCCGGCTCAGCCATTCCCTCTCTACAAAGTCCTTAAGCCTCCGATCTGGAAGCTTAAGGAACTTGAGCTACCAATACAGCACCGGAGCCGACGGCCGCATAGAAATGATATCTAATGCCGAGACGGATAAGAAGAATCCGGCCCCGGACGGATACTTCCTCCGGCTGCTGAAGATGAATGCCCCCGAATGGCCTTACTCAATCATGGGAGCCGTTGGTTCTGTTCTCTCCGGATTCATTGGGCCAACATTTGCAATTGTGATGAGTAACATGATTGAAGTCTTTTACTATAGAAACTATGCATCCATGGAGAAGAAAACCAAGGAGTATGTGTTTATATACATTGGAGCTGGACTCTATGCAGTTGGTGCATATTTGATTCAGCATTACTTTTTCAGTATCATGGGTGAGAACCTCACCACTAGGGTTAGAAGAATGATGCTTGCAG CTATATTGAGGAATGAAGTAGGATGGTTCGATGAGGAGGAACACAACTCAAGCCTGGTGGCAGCAAGGCTTGCAACGGATGCAGCTGATGTCAAGTCTGCCATTGCTGAGAGGATTTCTGTCATTTTACAGAACATGACTTCCCTCCTCACTTCTTTCATTGTTGCTTTCATTGTTGAATGGAGAGTTTCTCTTCTCATTCTTGCTACCTTCCCTCTCCTTGTCCTAGCTAATTTCGCTCAG CAACTTTCCCTAAAAGGTTTTGCTGGAGACACAGCGAAGGCGCATGCAAAAACAAGTATGATTGCTGGAGAAGGAGTGAGCAATATCCGAACCGTTGCAGCATTCAATGCACAGAACAAGATGTTATCGGTCTTCTGCCACGAGCTGCGAGTGCCGCAGATGCGAAGCCTTCGCCGGAGCCAGAGCTCCGGCATCTTGTTCGGCCTCTCGCAGCTCGCGCTTTATGCCTCCGAGGCTCTCATTCTATGGTACGGTGCACATTTGGTCAGCAAAGGAGTTTCAACCTTCTCCAAGGTCATTAAGGTCTTTGTGGTCCTTGTCATAACGGCCAATTCGGTTGCAGAGACCGTTAGCCTCGCCCCGGAGATAATTCGGGGCGGGGAAGCAGTTGGCTCTGTTTTCTCCATCCTCGACCGGCACACCAGGATCGATCCAGATGATCCTGATGCTGATCCGGTCGAGTCAATTCGTGGAGAAATCGAGCTTAGACATGTTGATTTCGCATACCCTTCGAGGCCAGATGTGATGGTTTTCAAGGATCTGAACCTCAGAATTAGGGCAGGCCAAAGCCAAGCCCTCGTCGGAGCGAGTGGATCGGGGAAGAGTTCGGTCATCGCCCTTATCGAGCGGTTCTACGATCCCATAGCCGGGAAAGTCATGGTGGACGGAAAAGACATAAGGAAGCTTAACTTGAAATCCTTGAGGCTCAAGATCggtttggtccaacaagaaccgGCATTGTTTGCCGCCTCGATATTTGAAAACATTGCTTATGGAAAGGAGGGAGTGACGGAATCCGAGGTGATCGAGGCAGCTAGAGCTGCCAACGTGCACGCCTTTGTTAGTAGCCTGCCCGAGGGCTACAAAACACCCGTTGGCGAACGGGGCGTGCAGCTCTCGGGTGGACAGAAACAAAGGATTGCAATTGCTAGGGCTGTCCTTAAGGACCCTACAATATTGCTTCTTGATGAAGCAACAAGTGCACTTGATGCTGAGTCAGAATGTGTGCTACAAGAGGCATTGGAGAGGCTCATGAGGGGGAGGACCACGGTGCTCGTGGCGCACCGGTTGTCCACCATAAGAGGGGTTGATTGCATTGGTGTGGTCCAAGATGGGCGCATTGTGGAACAAGGTAGCCATTCTGAGCTTATAAGCAGGCCTGAGGGTGCATATTCTAGACTCTTGCAACTACAACATCATCACATTTGA
- the LOC140175751 gene encoding uncharacterized mitochondrial protein AtMg00810-like, with translation MENYKPCHTSLPSPVKFSAFGGSVFHNPRLYRSVVGSLQYLTVTHPELAYYVGKVSQFMHTPLDEHWKLVKRVLRYVSGTSNFGLHLHKTGIQSIAAYSDFD, from the coding sequence ATGGAGAACTACAAACCCTGCCACACATCCCTTCCATCCCCAGTCAAATTCTCTGCCTTTGGTGGTTCAGTCTTTCATAACCCAAGGCTTTACAGATCAGTTGTAGGAAGCTTACAGTATCTCACAGTCACTCATCCAGAGCTGGCATACTATGTAGGCAAGGTGTCACAATTTATGCATACACCTCTGGATGAGCATTGGAAGCTGGTAAAGAGAGTGTTGCGATATGTCAGTGGCACATCAAACTTCGGCTTGCATTTACATAAAACCGGCATCCAAAGCATTGCAGCATATAGTGATTTTGACTAG